The Bradyrhizobium sp. LLZ17 genomic sequence CGCCGCTTCATTCATCGCAAGCGCCTGGATGCGCGGGACGATGAAGCCGGGGGTGGCAGCGCAGACCACCGGCACCTTGCCGATGCCTTCCAGCAGCGCCTTGACCTCTTCGATGATGGCCGGGTCGGTTCCACTCCCGGGCGAAACCTCCACTAGCGGGATCAGATAGGCCGGATTGAGCCAATGGACATTGAGGAAGCGGCGAGGATTTTCGATCGCGCCGGATAGATCGTCGACGAGAATAGTCGATGTCGTTGACGCGATGACGGTGTCGGGGCGAACCTGCCTCGACGCAGATCCCAGCACCTCGCGTTTGAGCTCGACCACCTCAGGAACGCCCTCGAACACCATTCCCGCGTCGGCAAGCGCTGCAGCACTCCGGTGAGATGCCACTACCGAGACCCGCGCGATGAGGGGCTCGACATCGGCCTCGGTCAGTAGCCCCAGGCTCGACAGGCTGGCGAATGTTTTCCGGACCTCGCCGAGCGCGTCCGCCTCCAGCTTGGTGAACTCCTCCGCGGAACGGGCCTTGGCGTCGACCATGG encodes the following:
- a CDS encoding 3-hydroxybutyryl-CoA dehydrogenase, giving the protein MTTRTKIACLGAGRMGRGIAVAFAYAGHSVTMVDAKARSAEEFTKLEADALGEVRKTFASLSSLGLLTEADVEPLIARVSVVASHRSAAALADAGMVFEGVPEVVELKREVLGSASRQVRPDTVIASTTSTILVDDLSGAIENPRRFLNVHWLNPAYLIPLVEVSPGSGTDPAIIEEVKALLEGIGKVPVVCAATPGFIVPRIQALAMNEAARMVEEGVASAEDIDKAIRYGFGFRYAVLGLLEFIDWGGGDILYYASRYLEGALGSDRYRAPDVISRNMHEGRIGLRTGAGFLDYSGLDVDAYRTKRLQAMVDLLRHFDLARPPVLDRGQPKIS